One stretch of Musicola paradisiaca NCPPB 2511 DNA includes these proteins:
- a CDS encoding iron-containing alcohol dehydrogenase — protein sequence MKFTYVQPVRLCFGRGEAQRVGQEVAALGKRVLLVTGKTSCRKTGLLDRLTGWLAQSGVGWTLFDRIESNPLTTTVDEGARLARVQQCDVVLGVGGGSVMDAAKGIAFMACNGGSILDYLAQPEPQGGALPLVLMTTTAGTGSEGNCVAVFTNPDTHDKPVFFTPALFARTSIIDPELMVTQSPAMVASTGFDALSHNIEARVGNFCQPMTEIMTERAIGLLATFLPRVCRDVTDLDAWDRVCWANTLGGMSIGLSACGLPHAMEHPLSGLYNITHGEGLAALYPELMRFSWRDNIPGFAAVARAMSSEASGLGETEQACHSIDLVRRLLHNIGLTFTLRDLGVKEQDIPWMADNCVQTMGVSLAQNPRAATRDDIDMLYRTCL from the coding sequence ATGAAATTTACTTACGTACAGCCGGTCAGGCTGTGTTTTGGCCGCGGGGAGGCGCAGCGCGTCGGGCAAGAGGTGGCGGCGTTGGGGAAACGTGTATTGCTGGTGACGGGAAAAACCAGCTGCCGCAAAACCGGCCTGCTCGATCGCCTGACTGGCTGGCTGGCGCAAAGCGGCGTCGGCTGGACGCTGTTCGACCGGATCGAATCCAACCCGTTGACCACGACGGTGGATGAAGGCGCGCGGTTGGCGCGCGTACAGCAGTGCGATGTGGTGCTGGGCGTCGGTGGCGGCAGCGTGATGGACGCCGCCAAAGGTATCGCGTTTATGGCCTGCAACGGCGGTTCGATCCTGGACTATCTGGCGCAGCCGGAGCCGCAAGGCGGAGCGTTACCGCTGGTGCTGATGACCACGACCGCCGGCACCGGCAGCGAGGGCAACTGCGTGGCGGTGTTCACCAATCCGGACACCCACGACAAGCCGGTATTCTTCACGCCGGCGCTGTTCGCCCGCACGTCGATTATCGATCCGGAATTGATGGTGACGCAGTCGCCCGCCATGGTGGCGTCCACCGGCTTTGACGCGCTGAGCCACAACATCGAGGCGCGGGTCGGCAACTTTTGCCAGCCGATGACGGAAATCATGACCGAACGCGCCATCGGATTGTTGGCGACCTTCCTGCCGCGCGTTTGTCGCGATGTGACCGACCTCGACGCCTGGGATCGGGTGTGTTGGGCCAACACACTGGGCGGCATGTCCATCGGGTTGTCGGCCTGCGGCCTGCCGCACGCGATGGAGCACCCGCTGAGCGGGTTGTACAACATCACCCACGGCGAAGGGCTGGCGGCACTGTATCCGGAACTGATGCGTTTTTCCTGGCGTGACAACATTCCCGGCTTTGCCGCGGTGGCGCGCGCCATGAGCAGCGAAGCGAGCGGTCTTGGCGAAACGGAACAGGCTTGTCACAGCATCGATCTGGTGCGGCGTTTGCTGCACAACATTGGGCTGACCTTCACGCTGCGGGATCTCGGCGTGAAAGAACAGGATATTCCCTGGATGGCGGATAACTGCGTGCAGACCATGGGGGTGAGCCTGGCGCAGAACCCCCGTGCCGCCACCCGTGATGATATCGACATGCTGTATCGCACCTGCCTGTAA
- a CDS encoding aspartate aminotransferase family protein, with translation MAQAKDVVPGFYTIDEAIALDGDTTRALQLTHLNRMRSLDGHAKYFVRAEGCSFIDDNGDKHLDMIGAVGVVTVGNNNEFVWSCLQKCFDNRLFMMGAISYHSVTAALAHNMALLSPQGKLTKMGTATGGAEAIEGMIKLVKLGTRHKPGKTHLLATLGAFHGKTSGAVSLGGKDKWRFGQQPTLGNIDHVAYGSVSELEAALSTGKYKAFVVEPIQGEGGIIVPPAGYLKTVRALCDRYDTLLVLDEIQCGAARTGKFWCCEHEDVVPDCIVFAKGLSGGLVPFGGYLCTEALYEAAYGTIETCYHHTATYQENTLSAAAALGALQFIVENDLCGMAQRKGERMMQRLREIQARYPGVIKEVRGKGLMIGMEFCPLPAALHAEMGEFYSAPIAGLMVEQWRIQVNFTINNLAVFRFLPPLTITDDELEYALSAFESSVAAVVDRVQTATLSATA, from the coding sequence ATGGCACAGGCAAAAGACGTGGTACCGGGTTTTTACACCATTGACGAAGCGATTGCGCTGGACGGTGACACCACCCGGGCGTTGCAGCTGACCCACCTGAACCGCATGCGTTCGCTGGATGGGCATGCCAAATATTTTGTGCGGGCGGAAGGTTGTTCCTTCATTGATGACAATGGCGACAAGCACCTGGACATGATTGGTGCCGTCGGCGTAGTGACCGTCGGCAACAACAACGAGTTTGTTTGGTCCTGTTTGCAGAAGTGTTTCGACAACCGCCTGTTCATGATGGGAGCGATTTCCTACCACAGCGTCACCGCCGCGCTGGCGCACAACATGGCGCTGCTTTCACCGCAGGGCAAGCTGACCAAGATGGGAACCGCCACCGGTGGCGCCGAAGCCATCGAAGGCATGATCAAACTGGTCAAGCTCGGCACTCGCCACAAACCCGGCAAGACGCACCTGCTGGCGACGCTCGGCGCGTTTCACGGCAAAACGTCCGGCGCGGTATCGCTGGGCGGCAAGGATAAATGGCGCTTCGGCCAGCAGCCGACCCTGGGCAATATCGACCATGTCGCCTACGGCTCGGTATCCGAGCTGGAAGCGGCGCTGTCCACCGGCAAATACAAGGCGTTTGTGGTCGAGCCGATTCAGGGAGAAGGCGGCATTATCGTCCCGCCCGCCGGTTATCTGAAAACGGTACGCGCGCTGTGCGATCGCTACGACACGCTATTGGTGTTGGACGAAATCCAGTGCGGCGCGGCGCGCACCGGCAAATTCTGGTGCTGCGAACATGAAGACGTGGTGCCGGATTGCATCGTGTTCGCCAAGGGGCTGTCCGGCGGTCTGGTGCCGTTCGGCGGCTATCTGTGCACCGAAGCGTTGTATGAGGCCGCTTACGGCACCATCGAAACCTGTTATCACCACACCGCCACCTACCAGGAAAACACGCTCAGTGCGGCGGCGGCGCTGGGGGCGTTGCAGTTTATCGTTGAAAACGATCTCTGCGGGATGGCGCAGCGTAAAGGCGAACGGATGATGCAGCGCTTGCGTGAAATCCAGGCGCGCTATCCTGGTGTCATCAAAGAAGTCCGCGGCAAAGGGCTGATGATCGGTATGGAGTTCTGTCCATTACCGGCGGCGCTGCATGCCGAGATGGGGGAATTCTACTCGGCGCCCATCGCCGGCCTGATGGTGGAGCAGTGGCGCATCCAGGTGAATTTCACCATCAACAACCTGGCGGTATTTCGCTTCCTGCCGCCACTCACCATTACGGATGACGAGTTGGAGTACGCGCTCAGTGCCTTTGAGTCATCGGTCGCGGCGGTGGTCGATCGGGTGCAGACCGCCACACTTTCCGCCACGGCGTGA
- a CDS encoding helix-turn-helix domain-containing protein produces MHHCSMSLSVRPLQPWFVINAAEEYLKKNLDNSPIAHFYSFSVAREQPVTLAVPDGSVDLLFHCNQDEPGGRVCGSTVSAQATRLLPGERYFGVRFMPGVMPAFLDLSPGELAGQEIPFQDVAPGAARLLARLVRSRDFSEQITLFLHYFAHWTNRASSPLLLQIIDLIMAHDGMIRVEDLERKTLYSARYIHRLFHDHCGMSPKAFCRTIRFQRALSLLNHGDVESLAQLAQRLGYADQSHFLREFKQFASCSPKRYLAGLQAVRYQHRIRQC; encoded by the coding sequence ATGCATCATTGTTCAATGTCGTTAAGCGTGCGGCCGTTGCAGCCCTGGTTCGTTATCAATGCGGCTGAAGAGTATCTGAAAAAGAATCTCGATAATTCGCCGATTGCCCATTTCTACAGCTTTTCCGTTGCGCGTGAGCAGCCGGTAACGCTGGCGGTGCCGGATGGCAGTGTCGACCTGCTGTTTCATTGCAATCAGGACGAGCCGGGCGGCCGGGTGTGCGGCAGCACGGTGTCGGCTCAGGCCACCCGGCTGTTGCCGGGGGAGCGCTATTTCGGCGTGCGCTTTATGCCGGGTGTGATGCCGGCGTTTCTGGATCTGTCGCCGGGAGAATTGGCCGGTCAGGAGATCCCGTTTCAGGATGTGGCGCCCGGTGCGGCGCGATTACTGGCCCGGCTGGTGCGCAGCCGAGATTTCAGTGAGCAGATCACGCTGTTCCTGCATTATTTCGCCCACTGGACCAACCGCGCCTCGTCGCCGCTGCTGTTGCAGATTATCGATCTGATCATGGCCCACGACGGCATGATCCGGGTGGAGGATCTGGAACGAAAGACGCTTTATTCCGCCCGCTATATTCACCGCTTGTTTCACGACCACTGCGGCATGTCGCCGAAAGCCTTCTGCCGCACCATTCGTTTTCAGCGTGCATTATCACTGCTCAATCATGGCGACGTGGAGAGTCTGGCGCAGTTGGCCCAACGTCTCGGCTACGCTGATCAGTCCCATTTTCTTCGTGAATTCAAACAGTTTGCGTCCTGCTCGCCGAAACGTTATCTCGCCGGGCTGCAGGCGGTACGTTACCAACATCGCATTCGGCAGTGCTGA
- the ddlA gene encoding D-alanine--D-alanine ligase: MSKIRVGVVFGGKSSEHEVSLQSAKNIVDAIDKTRFDVVLLGIDKQGAWHLNDASNYLLNANNPSLIALNRSSRNIALVPGQSHNQLIETSNASALSQIDVIFPIVHGTLGEDGSLQGLLRMANIPFVGSSVLGSAVSMDKDVTKRLLRDTGLMVAPFVTLTRANRERHHFADITARLGLPLFIKPANQGSSVGVSKVRNEAQYQQAVELAFSYDHKVLVESAIVGREIECAVLGNDHPEASVCGEIVVHDEFYSYDTKYISEDGAAVAIPAPMPDSTHQRIREIAVQAFQALDCQGMARVDVFLTPQEDVIVNEVNTLPGFTNISMYPKLWEATGIGYTALITRLIELAQERHAQDSNLQSSVQR; the protein is encoded by the coding sequence ATGAGCAAAATTCGGGTTGGCGTGGTTTTTGGTGGTAAATCCTCTGAGCACGAAGTGTCACTGCAGTCCGCAAAAAATATTGTGGACGCGATTGATAAAACGCGATTTGACGTCGTACTGCTGGGTATCGATAAACAAGGAGCATGGCATCTCAACGATGCGTCCAATTATCTGCTCAACGCCAATAATCCGTCGCTGATCGCGCTCAACCGCTCCAGCCGCAATATAGCTTTGGTGCCCGGTCAATCCCATAATCAGTTGATTGAAACCAGCAACGCCAGCGCCCTGTCACAGATTGACGTGATCTTCCCGATCGTACACGGCACGCTGGGCGAAGACGGTTCGCTACAGGGGCTGCTGCGTATGGCCAATATTCCGTTTGTCGGCAGCAGCGTGCTCGGTTCTGCGGTCAGTATGGATAAAGATGTCACCAAACGCCTGCTGCGCGATACCGGCCTGATGGTCGCGCCGTTCGTCACGCTGACCCGCGCCAACCGCGAACGCCATCACTTCGCCGACATCACCGCCCGCCTCGGGCTGCCGCTGTTCATCAAACCGGCCAACCAGGGTTCTTCCGTCGGCGTCAGCAAAGTGCGCAACGAAGCGCAATACCAGCAAGCGGTCGAACTGGCGTTCAGTTATGACCACAAGGTATTGGTGGAATCCGCGATTGTCGGCCGTGAAATCGAGTGCGCGGTGCTGGGCAACGACCACCCTGAAGCCAGCGTCTGCGGCGAAATCGTGGTGCATGACGAATTCTATTCCTACGATACCAAATACATCAGTGAAGACGGCGCGGCGGTGGCAATCCCCGCGCCGATGCCGGACAGCACCCATCAGCGTATCCGCGAGATCGCCGTTCAGGCGTTTCAGGCGCTGGATTGTCAGGGAATGGCGCGGGTAGACGTGTTTCTGACCCCGCAGGAAGACGTGATTGTCAACGAAGTGAATACGTTGCCGGGCTTCACCAACATCAGTATGTATCCCAAACTCTGGGAAGCCACCGGCATCGGTTATACCGCCCTGATTACCCGGCTGATTGAACTGGCTCAGGAGCGCCACGCGCAAGACAGCAACCTGCAAAGCTCCGTGCAACGCTAA
- a CDS encoding YciI family protein, whose product MYIISLTYKAPLDEVENLLESHVTWLKQGYAQGVFIASGRKNPRTGGVILATSIERAELDDFLKQDPFQAVADYEVIDFQPSMTTDNFTSLARL is encoded by the coding sequence ATGTATATTATTAGTTTGACATACAAAGCGCCGCTAGATGAAGTGGAGAATCTGCTGGAGTCGCATGTTACCTGGTTGAAACAGGGATATGCGCAGGGCGTCTTCATCGCTTCCGGGCGCAAGAATCCGCGTACCGGGGGCGTGATTCTGGCAACAAGCATTGAGCGGGCGGAATTGGATGATTTCCTGAAACAGGATCCGTTCCAGGCGGTAGCCGACTATGAGGTCATTGATTTTCAACCCTCAATGACGACGGATAACTTTACTTCGCTGGCTCGGCTCTGA
- a CDS encoding DinI family protein, with amino-acid sequence MYVELVYDRRNVSGLPNAEALIRAELTKRIQRTFPDAEVKVKPMQTNAINSNASKQDKSAINRIIEEMFNEADEWLVSD; translated from the coding sequence ATGTACGTAGAGCTGGTTTACGATAGAAGAAACGTGAGCGGATTACCCAACGCCGAAGCATTGATCCGGGCGGAATTGACCAAACGCATCCAGCGCACATTTCCGGATGCGGAAGTTAAAGTGAAGCCGATGCAAACCAACGCCATCAATTCCAATGCCAGCAAGCAGGATAAATCCGCTATCAACCGGATTATCGAAGAAATGTTCAATGAAGCCGACGAATGGCTGGTCAGCGACTGA
- a CDS encoding YnfC family lipoprotein: MNKRTIALTAAMLAVAGCDDKQRLEPVSPMMAGFSNIFGFDALRGKIKRFTQTQTDEQGKVVAYVAVTLNQNGCVDTLKSYQPTMNLDLDLVREGQLLVDRNDRKPAFQLGKDCLLEKSVDGRLIYRHDDKGFITDVFYNGHTTPFATYQYDDDGFPSDMTFTSPESGKVTLVSLRNDAAPGKRLDSTMSVTENGEQTSITRTTCRYDVRFNPVVCRVLMTNGKGAGQTLSTLTNTTKVEYR; this comes from the coding sequence ATGAATAAACGCACAATAGCGCTGACCGCCGCCATGTTGGCGGTGGCCGGATGTGACGATAAACAACGTCTTGAGCCGGTCAGCCCGATGATGGCGGGTTTTTCCAATATTTTCGGTTTTGATGCCTTACGGGGAAAAATAAAGCGTTTCACACAGACCCAGACTGATGAACAGGGGAAAGTGGTGGCGTATGTGGCCGTCACGCTGAATCAGAACGGTTGCGTCGATACGCTGAAAAGCTACCAGCCGACGATGAATCTGGATCTTGACCTGGTGCGCGAAGGGCAGTTGTTGGTGGATCGCAATGATCGCAAACCCGCGTTCCAACTGGGGAAAGACTGCCTGCTGGAAAAATCCGTCGATGGGCGTCTGATCTACCGGCATGATGATAAAGGGTTTATCACCGACGTATTTTATAACGGCCATACGACGCCATTCGCCACCTACCAGTACGATGATGACGGTTTCCCCAGCGATATGACTTTTACCTCGCCGGAGAGCGGCAAAGTGACGTTGGTTTCTCTGCGTAATGATGCTGCGCCGGGGAAACGCCTCGACTCCACCATGAGCGTGACGGAAAACGGCGAGCAGACCAGTATCACCCGCACTACCTGTCGTTACGATGTGCGTTTTAATCCGGTGGTGTGTCGGGTGTTGATGACCAACGGCAAAGGCGCCGGTCAGACGTTATCGACGCTGACGAATACCACGAAGGTTGAGTATCGATAA
- a CDS encoding GNAT family N-acetyltransferase, translated as MQQPSLTTTHLQLRPLRLSDALVLTQLLNSDPRIAAMTVQIPYPCPRELIERWITGLEDSWTLGQSAAFAICLQHSRQLIGVIALSAMDGDKPEIGYWLTAAHWHQGLGTQACQAMCQFAFSQGVRRIYACHLPQNVASGRVLLKSGFHALGFHRVTMVTLRQRMRVAVYRIEAPVTSRFPA; from the coding sequence ATGCAGCAACCTTCGCTGACCACCACACACCTGCAATTGCGTCCGTTGCGCCTGTCGGATGCCCTCGTGTTGACCCAACTGCTCAATAGCGACCCGCGCATCGCCGCCATGACGGTGCAAATTCCGTATCCGTGCCCCCGTGAATTGATTGAACGCTGGATTACCGGTCTGGAGGACAGCTGGACGCTGGGGCAAAGCGCGGCTTTCGCCATTTGCCTGCAGCACAGTCGGCAGCTGATCGGTGTGATTGCGTTGAGTGCAATGGATGGCGATAAGCCGGAAATCGGCTATTGGCTGACGGCGGCGCACTGGCATCAAGGGTTGGGCACACAAGCCTGCCAGGCGATGTGCCAGTTTGCTTTCAGCCAGGGCGTGCGGCGGATTTATGCCTGTCACCTGCCGCAGAATGTGGCATCCGGCAGGGTGCTGCTGAAAAGCGGGTTTCACGCGCTGGGTTTCCATCGCGTCACGATGGTGACGCTGCGTCAGCGGATGAGAGTAGCGGTTTATCGCATTGAGGCGCCTGTAACGTCCCGGTTTCCCGCCTGA
- a CDS encoding L,D-transpeptidase family protein, with protein MSIRAILTLVTAAAAFSQTAQAVVYPLPAPNSRLVGENIQVTIPTDSTAALEHFAAQYQMGLSNLLEANPGIDVYLPKPGSTMTVPQQLILPDAPREGIVINSAEMRLYYYPKGSKTVVVLPIGIGQLGKDTPINWVTSVQRKKERPTWTPTAAMHAEYAARGEFLPKIYPAGPDNPMGLYALYIGNLYAIHGTNANFGIGLRVSHGCVRLRDKDIKFLFSNVPVGTRVQFINEPVKATVEPDGSRYVEVHNPLSRTEEEFNSDTQVPIKLTQVVAKALADASVNESEVNQALQTRLGMPVKVNGPAEETAPAAQAPEIQQASSPAPQDNVQPTPSVQPVAPNAEPVAPATDASKS; from the coding sequence ATGAGCATTCGCGCGATCTTGACGTTAGTGACGGCGGCCGCTGCCTTTAGCCAGACAGCCCAAGCCGTGGTTTATCCCTTGCCTGCACCGAACAGCCGTCTGGTGGGCGAAAATATCCAAGTCACCATCCCCACCGACAGCACCGCTGCGCTGGAGCATTTTGCCGCCCAGTACCAAATGGGGCTCAGCAACCTGCTGGAAGCTAATCCGGGTATTGACGTCTACCTGCCCAAACCCGGCAGCACCATGACCGTTCCTCAGCAACTCATCCTGCCCGATGCGCCGCGCGAAGGCATCGTTATCAACAGCGCTGAAATGCGCCTGTACTACTACCCGAAAGGTTCCAAGACCGTAGTCGTGCTGCCGATCGGTATCGGCCAGCTTGGCAAAGATACGCCGATCAACTGGGTCACATCCGTACAGCGCAAGAAAGAGCGCCCGACCTGGACGCCGACCGCCGCCATGCATGCCGAATATGCAGCCCGCGGCGAGTTCCTGCCGAAAATCTATCCGGCCGGCCCAGATAACCCGATGGGCCTGTACGCGCTCTACATCGGCAATCTGTACGCCATCCACGGCACCAACGCCAATTTCGGTATCGGCCTGCGCGTCAGCCACGGCTGTGTCCGTCTACGCGACAAAGACATCAAGTTCCTGTTCAGCAATGTTCCGGTCGGTACCCGGGTTCAGTTCATTAATGAGCCGGTAAAAGCTACCGTCGAGCCGGATGGTTCCCGTTACGTGGAAGTTCATAATCCGCTGTCCCGTACCGAAGAGGAATTCAACTCCGATACCCAGGTGCCGATCAAGCTCACTCAGGTGGTGGCCAAGGCGTTGGCGGATGCCAGCGTGAACGAAAGCGAAGTCAATCAGGCGCTGCAAACCCGTTTGGGCATGCCCGTCAAGGTCAATGGCCCGGCGGAAGAAACGGCCCCGGCGGCTCAGGCTCCAGAGATCCAGCAGGCCAGTTCGCCAGCGCCGCAGGATAACGTGCAGCCGACTCCTTCGGTTCAACCGGTCGCGCCGAATGCAGAGCCCGTCGCTCCGGCAACCGACGCCAGTAAATCCTGA
- a CDS encoding MarR family winged helix-turn-helix transcriptional regulator, whose translation MTQHEATARRRFAIMLGQTTRLWRRVIDRELQPYGLTQSSWLPLLYIARTAGPIHQKALADALSLDASGIVRVLDCLQKQGFIERREGSDRRFREIFLTGSGQELVQKVELCAEKVRVQALTGLTDQEIVQVSRVINQVIENLTRAEQQPS comes from the coding sequence ATGACTCAACACGAAGCCACCGCCAGACGCCGTTTCGCCATTATGCTGGGGCAGACGACCCGCCTCTGGCGCCGCGTCATCGACCGTGAATTGCAACCCTACGGGCTGACGCAGTCCAGTTGGCTGCCGCTGCTCTATATCGCCCGTACCGCGGGCCCTATTCATCAGAAAGCGCTGGCAGATGCCCTCAGTCTTGATGCATCGGGCATCGTCAGAGTGCTGGACTGCCTGCAAAAGCAAGGATTCATCGAACGTCGCGAAGGTAGCGACCGACGTTTTCGCGAGATTTTCCTGACCGGATCAGGCCAGGAACTGGTGCAAAAAGTAGAACTCTGCGCCGAAAAAGTACGTGTGCAGGCACTTACCGGGTTGACCGATCAGGAGATTGTCCAGGTCAGCCGTGTCATCAATCAGGTCATCGAAAACCTCACCCGAGCCGAACAACAGCCGTCATGA
- a CDS encoding HlyD family secretion protein has protein sequence MKKIVVFLAGYQRLDHRHRIFLLGGVGTLLLALLAVAVWLHQRFNHVTETDARVVGEVISLASRESGWVMARPVIDGDVIRQGQLLVQIDDRDAQLRLAQQEGNLAAADAQIRYSETQRQVTDLTTQSALEEARAKLAATESAINNVGYQLSLAQNNFQRDDQLLKSNLTARKNWDETHTALLQRQSELREAQAQHNAQLAALHTAEAERSTLQVLDRQIDMQRQQRTAIQAQVDQIRQEIADRALRSPVDGMVDRTITHQGDYAQAGQWLMMVHDPRNLWVEANVKETAIDRIKVGQPVNIQVDAYPDRHFQGHVMRVGNTATSQFALLPSPNPSGNFTKITQRVPVRIALDQPDAALKPGLMAEVSIDVTH, from the coding sequence ATGAAAAAAATCGTCGTGTTTCTGGCGGGGTACCAACGTCTGGATCATCGCCACAGAATCTTTTTGTTGGGAGGGGTCGGCACGTTGCTGCTGGCGTTACTCGCCGTCGCCGTCTGGCTGCATCAGCGTTTCAACCACGTCACCGAAACCGACGCGCGCGTGGTCGGCGAAGTGATTTCACTGGCCAGTCGTGAAAGCGGCTGGGTCATGGCGCGTCCGGTCATCGACGGCGATGTCATCCGCCAGGGGCAACTGCTGGTTCAGATTGACGATCGCGACGCCCAGCTGCGTCTGGCACAGCAGGAGGGCAACCTGGCCGCCGCCGACGCTCAGATTCGCTATAGCGAAACCCAGCGTCAGGTGACGGATCTGACTACGCAATCAGCGCTGGAGGAAGCGCGCGCCAAGCTGGCCGCGACGGAATCCGCCATCAATAATGTCGGCTACCAGCTCAGCCTCGCCCAGAACAATTTCCAGCGCGACGATCAGTTGCTGAAGAGCAACCTCACCGCCCGTAAAAACTGGGATGAAACCCACACCGCCTTGCTGCAACGCCAGAGCGAATTACGCGAAGCGCAAGCGCAACACAACGCGCAGCTGGCGGCGCTGCATACCGCCGAAGCCGAGCGCAGCACGCTGCAGGTGCTGGATCGCCAGATCGATATGCAACGCCAACAGCGCACCGCCATTCAGGCCCAGGTCGATCAGATCCGGCAAGAGATCGCCGACCGGGCGCTGCGTTCGCCGGTGGACGGCATGGTGGATCGCACCATTACCCATCAGGGCGATTATGCACAGGCCGGCCAGTGGCTAATGATGGTGCACGATCCGCGCAACCTGTGGGTGGAAGCCAACGTCAAGGAAACCGCCATCGATCGGATCAAGGTCGGGCAACCGGTGAATATTCAGGTGGATGCCTATCCCGACCGCCATTTTCAGGGGCATGTCATGCGAGTCGGCAATACCGCCACCAGCCAGTTCGCCCTGTTGCCCAGCCCGAACCCGTCCGGCAACTTCACCAAGATCACCCAACGGGTGCCGGTTCGTATCGCGCTGGATCAGCCGGACGCCGCGCTGAAACCCGGACTGATGGCAGAAGTCAGCATCGATGTCACCCATTGA
- a CDS encoding DHA2 family efflux MFS transporter permease subunit, producing MSPIEAQAARFGSSYRWLATVTIMLGTIATTATATIVNVAMRDIMGAFGMGQDQVQWLSTAFLASMTATMLMTAWMLDRVGYRATYVGSLAIFTLGSLLGTFSQNSAEVILARILQGCASGIIQPLAMIVISQVFPVSERGKAMGIYGVGVILAPALGPAVGGLMVDQLNWRAVFMLIIPFCLAGIAAASVILPPKGRGDSPARRRFDALGFLLMALSLTTLLTGLSNGQREGWDSLFIIGMLAFSVLCMAGFIVRELTTAHPLLSLRVFANPAFTSGCIVAFVLGAGLYGSTYIIPLFLQGIQGYTPTRSGLLLMPAGLALGMVFPFAGAFSDRLKPHMLVAAGLLLFGISCWLSGDADTDTPFWTMVWWTIIGRVGLGLMLPAMNAGSLRALPPDQLAQGAGSINFIRQLGGAMGVNLLSVFIERRTTFHGQALAQALNVGNPRSTDAIRQLSLLFGHGGNPLGEPLSSQINPGILTYLQSMVSAKAQMLAYQDGFLIVAIGFFIALLPAWFVRPRPAAASATRPTHSR from the coding sequence ATGTCACCCATTGAAGCCCAGGCGGCGCGATTCGGTAGTTCCTACCGCTGGCTGGCGACCGTCACCATCATGCTCGGCACCATCGCCACCACCGCGACGGCGACCATCGTCAACGTGGCGATGCGCGACATTATGGGCGCGTTCGGCATGGGGCAGGATCAGGTACAGTGGCTTTCCACCGCCTTTCTCGCCTCTATGACCGCCACCATGCTGATGACCGCCTGGATGCTGGATCGCGTTGGCTACCGGGCCACCTATGTCGGTTCGTTAGCCATCTTCACCCTCGGCAGCCTGCTCGGCACCTTCAGCCAGAACAGCGCGGAAGTGATCCTGGCGAGGATCCTGCAAGGTTGCGCATCCGGCATTATCCAGCCGCTGGCGATGATCGTCATTTCCCAGGTATTTCCGGTTTCGGAGCGCGGCAAGGCGATGGGCATTTACGGCGTCGGCGTGATATTGGCTCCGGCGTTGGGCCCGGCCGTCGGCGGGCTGATGGTGGATCAACTGAACTGGCGCGCAGTGTTCATGTTGATCATACCGTTCTGCCTGGCCGGGATCGCCGCCGCGTCCGTGATCCTGCCGCCCAAAGGCCGTGGCGACAGCCCGGCGCGGCGTCGCTTCGATGCGCTCGGTTTCCTGCTGATGGCGCTCTCCCTCACCACGCTGCTGACCGGGCTTTCCAACGGCCAACGCGAAGGTTGGGACTCGCTTTTCATCATCGGCATGCTGGCGTTTTCCGTTCTCTGCATGGCGGGATTTATCGTGCGGGAGCTCACGACCGCTCACCCGCTGCTCAGCCTGCGGGTGTTCGCTAATCCGGCCTTTACCTCCGGCTGTATCGTCGCGTTCGTGCTGGGGGCCGGGCTGTATGGCTCCACCTATATCATCCCATTATTTCTTCAGGGAATTCAGGGGTATACCCCCACCCGTTCCGGCTTGTTGCTGATGCCTGCCGGGTTGGCGCTGGGGATGGTGTTTCCGTTCGCCGGCGCGTTCAGCGACCGGCTGAAACCCCACATGCTGGTCGCGGCGGGGTTGCTGTTGTTCGGTATCTCCTGCTGGCTTTCCGGCGACGCCGATACCGATACGCCGTTCTGGACCATGGTGTGGTGGACCATCATCGGCCGCGTCGGCCTTGGCCTGATGCTACCCGCCATGAACGCCGGTTCATTGCGGGCGCTACCACCAGATCAATTGGCGCAGGGCGCAGGTAGCATCAACTTCATCCGTCAGCTCGGCGGAGCGATGGGGGTTAACCTGCTGTCGGTCTTCATTGAGCGTCGCACCACATTCCACGGGCAGGCGCTGGCACAGGCGCTGAACGTCGGCAACCCGCGCAGTACCGACGCCATTCGGCAACTCAGTCTGTTGTTCGGCCATGGCGGCAACCCGCTGGGCGAGCCGCTGAGCAGCCAGATCAATCCCGGCATTCTCACCTATCTGCAATCTATGGTATCCGCCAAAGCGCAGATGCTGGCGTATCAGGACGGTTTTCTGATCGTCGCGATAGGGTTTTTCATCGCACTGCTGCCCGCCTGGTTCGTTCGCCCCCGACCTGCGGCGGCTAGCGCAACGCGCCCGACCCATTCACGCTGA